The Denticeps clupeoides chromosome 4, fDenClu1.1, whole genome shotgun sequence genome segment GGTCGAGTCCGCTCGGCGGCTCCGGCAGCGCCGCGTCTCCCGGGCTCTCCTGGCCCTGGTCCTCGGAACCGGACCCCTGCCTGCCGGGCCTGAGCCGCTCGCAGCGCCTGCTCGGTTCGGGGGCGTTCGCCCTGCTGTCGGCGCTGTGTTTCGGCCTGGCCGCGCTGTAcgcgccgctgctgctgctccgcGCCCGGAAGTTCGCGCTGCTCTGGACGCTCGGTTCGCTGTTCGCGCTGCTCGCCGCCGCGGTGCTGAGGGGCCCGACGCGGCTGGTCGCGGCGCCGACGCCCGGCGGAGCGCTGTACCTGAGCGCCATGGCGGGGACGCTGTACGCGGCGCTCGGCCTCCACAGCACGCTGCTGACGGCGCTGGGGGCGGCGCTGCAGGTCGCCGTCATCGCCTGGTCAGCGGTGGCGCTGATGCCCGGGGGGAGCGCCGGGATGCGGCTGGTCGGGGGCCTGGCGGCCGCCGCCGTCCGGAGGACCGTGGCGGGGAAAGCCATGCCGGTATAACGGAGCGCTTGTGACTAAAACGGACTGGTTGTTCTAGGGGGGGGGCTGCGCGTGCGCAGAGGGTTtataattaaaagaataaaacatgacGACGATGCAGTAAAGCAGACAAAACTGGTCCTggccttttttcacattttacagcatttagaagaagtgaagtgattgtcacatgcgatgcacagcacacggtgcacacagtgaaatttgtcctctgcatttaacccatcaccctcagtgagcagccatgacaggcgcccggggagcagtgtgtggggacggtgctttgctcagtggcaccttggaggatcgggattcgaaccagcaaccttctgattacggggccgcttccttaactgctaggccaccacttaccagacacccttatccagagcgacttacaat includes the following:
- the LOC114787640 gene encoding vesicle transport protein SFT2C-like produces the protein MAELNRQLQEYLSQSRSGTKPGPPSGPSTAVDVEDSPAVPGSWFGRWSSPLGGSGSAASPGLSWPWSSEPDPCLPGLSRSQRLLGSGAFALLSALCFGLAALYAPLLLLRARKFALLWTLGSLFALLAAAVLRGPTRLVAAPTPGGALYLSAMAGTLYAALGLHSTLLTALGAALQVAVIAWSAVALMPGGSAGMRLVGGLAAAAVRRTVAGKAMPV